From Domibacillus sp. DTU_2020_1001157_1_SI_ALB_TIR_016, a single genomic window includes:
- the csrA gene encoding carbon storage regulator CsrA — MLVLTRKPGESLMIGDDVEITVVSVSGDQVKLGINAPKHIDIHRKEIYVQIGNENKSASAGVTDLSGLLKLPPLN, encoded by the coding sequence ATGCTCGTTTTAACAAGAAAACCAGGTGAATCGCTTATGATTGGCGACGACGTTGAGATTACTGTCGTTTCCGTTTCCGGCGACCAGGTTAAGCTCGGCATCAATGCGCCCAAGCATATTGATATTCACCGAAAAGAAATTTACGTTCAAATTGGAAACGAAAATAAATCTGCATCTGCCGGCGTAACTGATCTGTCAGGCTTACTTAAACTCCCTCCGCTAAACTAA
- a CDS encoding DUF6470 family protein, with protein MNIPTLRIQTTDAQISISTTKGKQSIQQPPATVEMKQLKAEMKITTTPGKLTIDQSQAWADMDRKNILQRNREAAAEAVQKAWEGIGRRASEGRELAAIHKGGNPIAEQAVRHTRRNFETGIGWIPSHGSVKIDYQPGDVQIEANARPVEYKATMNKPVIRYEPGDVNIELVQKPSVHIEVVNKTI; from the coding sequence ATGAATATACCGACACTTCGAATTCAAACGACTGATGCACAAATAAGCATATCCACTACAAAAGGAAAGCAATCCATTCAGCAGCCGCCGGCGACTGTTGAAATGAAGCAGCTAAAAGCGGAGATGAAAATTACAACTACGCCCGGCAAGCTGACGATTGACCAGTCGCAGGCGTGGGCAGATATGGACAGAAAAAACATTCTGCAGCGAAACCGCGAAGCAGCCGCCGAGGCCGTTCAAAAAGCGTGGGAAGGCATTGGACGCCGTGCTTCGGAAGGAAGAGAGCTTGCTGCTATTCACAAAGGCGGCAATCCAATCGCAGAGCAGGCGGTCCGCCACACAAGACGCAATTTTGAAACGGGAATTGGCTGGATTCCTTCACATGGCAGTGTCAAGATTGATTATCAGCCCGGTGATGTGCAAATAGAAGCGAATGCGCGCCCGGTCGAATATAAAGCTACGATGAATAAACCCGTTATCCGCTACGAACCGGGTGATGTGAATATTGAGCTTGTTCAAAAGCCGTCTGTTCATATTGAAGTGGTCAATAAAACGATTTAA
- a CDS encoding flagellin, which yields MIINHNIAALNTHRQMSAASGAQAKSMEKLSSGLRINKAGDDAAGLAISEKMRAQIRGLDQASRNAQDGISLIQTAEGALNETHSILQRMRELADQSANGTNTAEDRKALQDEVKQLKDEVDRIGNTTEFNTQKLLNGNLKSSGGASVGQDTTTGSSIAKLENASLTATAALAGLTVGDNDFVSEKITIDGTEIQLNFQNLTTDEKTAIKAGTAAGASTDSQNKAKDLIVSKINEAIDAQGANVAHVSGYLDGSGKLVLESGKDGTTSAIKTDGTTGVMDKVLGLAGAAGAAGTSKYNGADIADASTLTVNFGDRQLEVTLDVTAAGFTAGDPIDATSDMEDVAKILQDSINAAITTYNGASGASASDAAYINNVKVNVTDDGKLQLVSEDGPITLADQTGSSVVENLGLTQAQTDAAGNGGMTFQIGANKGQTITFGVNDMRSAALGISGVDISSAAGAQNALKSLDSAIKSVSAERSKLGAVQNRLEHTINNLGTSSENLTAAESRIRDVDMAKEMMAQTKNSILSQAAQAMLSQANQAPQGVLQLLR from the coding sequence ATGATTATCAATCATAATATTGCTGCACTTAACACGCATCGTCAGATGAGCGCTGCTTCTGGTGCACAAGCTAAATCAATGGAAAAACTATCTTCAGGTCTTCGCATCAACAAAGCGGGCGATGACGCTGCAGGTCTAGCAATCTCTGAAAAAATGCGTGCACAGATCCGTGGTTTGGATCAAGCATCACGTAACGCGCAAGATGGTATCTCTTTGATCCAAACAGCTGAAGGTGCATTGAACGAAACACATTCAATCCTACAGCGTATGCGTGAGCTGGCAGACCAATCTGCCAACGGTACAAACACAGCTGAAGACCGTAAAGCACTTCAGGATGAAGTAAAACAGTTAAAAGACGAAGTTGACCGTATCGGTAATACAACTGAGTTCAATACACAGAAATTATTGAACGGTAATCTTAAATCATCAGGCGGTGCGTCTGTGGGTCAAGATACTACTACAGGCTCTTCTATTGCTAAATTAGAAAATGCGTCGTTAACAGCAACAGCTGCTCTAGCTGGCCTTACTGTTGGAGATAACGATTTTGTTTCAGAGAAAATTACTATTGATGGTACTGAAATCCAGTTGAATTTCCAAAACTTAACTACGGATGAAAAAACAGCAATTAAGGCTGGTACAGCAGCAGGAGCGTCCACTGACTCTCAAAATAAAGCGAAAGATCTAATTGTTTCTAAAATCAACGAAGCGATTGACGCACAAGGTGCAAACGTTGCTCATGTTTCCGGTTATCTTGATGGTTCAGGTAAGTTAGTACTTGAAAGTGGGAAAGACGGCACTACTTCAGCTATCAAAACTGATGGCACTACTGGAGTTATGGATAAAGTTTTAGGTCTTGCTGGTGCCGCTGGTGCTGCTGGTACAAGCAAATATAATGGAGCAGACATTGCAGATGCAAGTACATTAACAGTGAACTTTGGAGATAGACAATTGGAAGTTACCTTGGATGTAACTGCGGCAGGTTTTACGGCTGGCGATCCTATCGATGCTACATCAGACATGGAAGATGTAGCTAAGATTCTCCAAGATTCTATCAATGCTGCTATTACAACATACAATGGTGCTTCTGGTGCTAGTGCAAGTGATGCAGCTTATATCAATAATGTTAAAGTTAATGTAACTGATGATGGTAAGTTACAGCTAGTTAGCGAGGATGGACCAATTACTCTTGCTGACCAAACGGGCTCTTCAGTTGTAGAAAACTTAGGTCTTACACAAGCACAAACAGATGCGGCAGGTAACGGTGGCATGACCTTCCAAATCGGTGCTAATAAAGGCCAAACAATCACTTTCGGTGTAAACGATATGCGTTCTGCTGCTTTAGGTATTTCTGGAGTGGATATCTCTTCTGCTGCTGGTGCACAAAATGCATTAAAATCTCTTGATTCTGCAATCAAATCAGTATCTGCAGAGCGTTCTAAACTGGGTGCGGTTCAAAACCGTCTTGAGCACACGATCAACAACTTGGGTACATCTTCTGAAAACCTGACAGCTGCGGAATCACGTATCCGTGACGTAGACATGGCGAAAGAAATGATGGCTCAAACGAAGAACTCTATCCTTTCTCAAGCTGCGCAAGCGATGCTTTCCCAAGCAAACCAAGCGCCACAAGGTGTTCTTCAGCTTCTTCGTTAA
- the fliW gene encoding flagellar assembly protein FliW yields MKIQTKYHGEIEIAPSDVITFSSGIPGFESEKEFVLLSFPDNPAFYALQSVSTPSVGFVVADPFSFFIDYKVKIDDATIEALSIEGEEDVILLSILTVRDPFQETTANLQAPVVINKKTQAGRQLILTGKPYETRHNLFQTKEA; encoded by the coding sequence GTGAAGATTCAAACGAAGTACCACGGAGAAATAGAAATTGCGCCAAGTGATGTCATTACCTTTTCAAGCGGCATTCCCGGCTTTGAGTCAGAAAAGGAATTTGTTCTGCTGTCTTTTCCTGATAACCCAGCTTTTTACGCCCTTCAATCAGTCTCTACTCCGAGCGTAGGCTTTGTCGTTGCGGATCCGTTTTCTTTTTTTATTGATTACAAGGTGAAGATTGATGATGCGACTATTGAGGCTTTGTCGATTGAAGGGGAAGAAGATGTTATACTGTTAAGTATCTTAACAGTGCGTGACCCTTTTCAAGAAACAACAGCCAACCTGCAGGCGCCTGTCGTGATTAACAAAAAAACACAGGCTGGCCGCCAGCTGATCTTAACCGGCAAGCCGTATGAGACACGCCATAATCTGTTCCAGACGAAGGAGGCGTAA